The nucleotide sequence CAGGGCGAGCGGTCCTTCGCCGTGCAGCACGGGCAGCCCGTCCGGGGTGGCGACGATCCGGGCGGTGGCCCGGACGCTCACGCGGCCCAGGCCGTGAGCTGTGCGCGTACCCAGTCGGCGACGGGCCGCACCCCGTCGAGCGCCTCGCCGGGCGCGCCGTGCAGCGACTTCAACGAGGTGAGGACGACGGGGAGTTCGCCGCGCTGTTCCTTGGCGTCGCGGGCCATCCTGCCGAGGTCGGAGCCGACGTGCGGCGCGAGGTCGGTCTTGTTGATGACGAGCAGGTCGGCGGTGGTGACACCGGGGCCGCCCTTGCGCGGGATGTCGTCGCCGCCCGCGACGTCGATGACGAAGATCTGTGCGTCGACCAGCCCTTTGGAGAAGGTCGCCGTCAGGTTGTCACCGCCGGACTCGACGAGGATCAGGTCGAGTGGTCCCACGGCGTGTTCGAGGTCTTCGACGGCTTCGAGGTTGGCGGAGATGTCGTCGCGGATCGCGGTGTGCGGGCAGGCGCCCGTCTCGACCGCCTGGATGCGCTCCGGGGGCAGGACGGCGTTGCGGAGCAGGAATTCGGCGTCTTCTCGGGTGTAGATGTCGTTGGTGACGACGGCGAGGGAGAGCTGGTCGCGCAGGACCCGGCAGAGTGCGGCGACGGTCGCCGTCTTGCCGGAGCCGACCGGGCCGCCGAGCCCGATGCGCAGGGCGCGCCGGGTGCCGTCGGGCCGTACGGCGTCGGCGCTGACGGCGCCGGGACCCGGCTGGGGGTGGTCGAGATGCATGGTGCGGCTCCTTCTTTCGGTGGTGCGTGTTCGGTGGGACGCCCGTTACGAGGCGAACAGCCGTACCGGCCAGGCGGCGTGGGCCTCCGCCGTGATGTCGAGGAGCGGCGCCGAAGCGGCGGGCAGCGCGTCGACGCCGTCGTAGGCGGCGCGCGCGGCCCGTTCGGCGACCTGGTCGAGTTCGGGGGCGAGCCGGGCGAGCACGGCGGTGGCCTGGAACGGGTCGAGGCCGAGGAGGCGTACGACGGCGGTGGCGGGGCCGCTGACCGTCTCGTACGCCGCGCAGTGCCCGGCGTCCTCGGGGGTGAGCCCCGCGGTGCGCGCCGTGAGTCCGAGGACCACCGGCTGGTGCGCGCCGCGTGGCCGGGCCGCGGCGAGTGCGTCCAGCTCCTCGCCCGGCCAGGTGACGCGGGCGGCGCGCATCAGCTGTCTGCCGAGTTTGCGTGCGGTCGCCCGCAGGGCCGGTGACGGGGTACGGGCGTCGGCGGCCTCGTCGAGCGCGAGGGGGTCGATGCCGTGGGCGGCGGCGGCCGCGAGGGCGGCGGCGGTCAGGCCCGTGGTGTGCAGCCGGCCACGGCAGAAGGCCGCGAGGGACGTGGCGTCATGGATCCGCCCCGCCTTGACGGCCGCCTCGGCGCCGCCGGAGTGGGCGTGGCCCCCGGCGGGGAACCGCCCGTCGGCGAGGACCAGCAGCGCCGCGCGGCTCATCAGAAGAGGAAGTAACGCTGGGCGAGGGGGAGTTCGACCGCCGGGGCGGGCTCGACCGGCTCGCCGTCGATGGTGACGGTGAAGGTGTCGGCGTCGACCTCGACGCGGGGCAGCGCGTCGTTCTCCCGCATGTCGGCCTTGGTGACCTGCCGGGTGCTGGAGATCGCCTTGAACTCCTTGTGCAGGGCGAGGCGTTCGGGGAGTCCGTCGTCCAGCGCCGCCTGCGCGACGAAGTTGACCGAGCCGGCCGCGGCCGCCCGGCCCAGCGCGCCGAACATCGGCCGGGGCAGCACGGGTTGGGGGGTCGGGATGGAGGCGTTGGCGTCGCCCATCTGCGCGTAGGCGATCTGGCCGCCCTTGATGACGAGTTGCGGCTTCACACCGAAGAAGGCGGGGTCCCAGAGGACCAGGTCGGCGAGTTTGCCGGTCTCGACCGAGCCGATCTCCTGGTCCAGGCCCTGCGCCACGGCCGGGTTGATGGTGTATTTGGCGACATAGCGACGGACCCGGTGGTTGTCGGCGCGGCCGTCTCCGGGCAGTGCGCCGCGGCGCTTCTTCATCACGTGCGCGGTCTGCCAGGTGCGCATGATCACCTCGCCGATCCGCCCCATGGCCTGGGAGTCGGAGGAGATGATCGAGATGGCGCCGAGGTCGTGCAGGATGTCCTCGGCCGCGATGGTGGAGGGCCGGATCCGGGACTCGGCGAAGGCCAGGTCCTCGGGGACCGCCGGGTTGAGGTGGTGGCACACCATCAGCATGTCGAGGTGTTCCTCGATGGTGTTGACGGTGTGCGGCCGGGTCGGGTTGGTGGAGCTGGGCAGGATGTGCGGCTCGGAGACGACGGTGATGATGTCGGGCGCGTGCCCGCCGCCCGCGCCCTCGGTGTGGTAGGCGTGCACGGTGCGGCCCGCGATGGCGGCGAGGGTGTCGGCGACGAAACCGGCCTCGTTGAGTGTGTCGGTGTGCAGGGCGAGCTGGGCGCCGGTCTCTTCGCAGACGCGCAGACAGGCATCGATGACGGCGGGCGTGGCGCCCCAGTCCTCATGGATCTTGAATCCGAGGGCGCCGCCGCGCAGTTGGGAGTGCATGGCGTCGCTCGACATCGTGTTGCCCTTGCCGAGCAGCCCGATGTTGACGGGAAAGGTCTCCAACGCCTCGAACATCCGGGCGAGATGCCAGGGTCCCGGGGTGATGGTGGTGGCCTTGGTGC is from Streptomyces sp. NBC_00370 and encodes:
- the ureG gene encoding urease accessory protein UreG, with product MHLDHPQPGPGAVSADAVRPDGTRRALRIGLGGPVGSGKTATVAALCRVLRDQLSLAVVTNDIYTREDAEFLLRNAVLPPERIQAVETGACPHTAIRDDISANLEAVEDLEHAVGPLDLILVESGGDNLTATFSKGLVDAQIFVIDVAGGDDIPRKGGPGVTTADLLVINKTDLAPHVGSDLGRMARDAKEQRGELPVVLTSLKSLHGAPGEALDGVRPVADWVRAQLTAWAA
- a CDS encoding urease accessory protein UreF, producing MSRAALLVLADGRFPAGGHAHSGGAEAAVKAGRIHDATSLAAFCRGRLHTTGLTAAALAAAAAHGIDPLALDEAADARTPSPALRATARKLGRQLMRAARVTWPGEELDALAAARPRGAHQPVVLGLTARTAGLTPEDAGHCAAYETVSGPATAVVRLLGLDPFQATAVLARLAPELDQVAERAARAAYDGVDALPAASAPLLDITAEAHAAWPVRLFAS
- a CDS encoding urease subunit alpha; its protein translation is MAELSRPVYADLFGPTTGDRVRLADTELLVEIEEDRSGGPGLAGDEAVFGGGKVIRESMGQSRTTRAQGAPDTVITGALVIDHWGIVKADIGIREGRITGIGKAGNPDTMDGVHPDLVIGPETEVIAGNGKIVTAGAVDAHVHFISPTLVDQALSAGITTLVGGGTGPAEGTKATTITPGPWHLARMFEALETFPVNIGLLGKGNTMSSDAMHSQLRGGALGFKIHEDWGATPAVIDACLRVCEETGAQLALHTDTLNEAGFVADTLAAIAGRTVHAYHTEGAGGGHAPDIITVVSEPHILPSSTNPTRPHTVNTIEEHLDMLMVCHHLNPAVPEDLAFAESRIRPSTIAAEDILHDLGAISIISSDSQAMGRIGEVIMRTWQTAHVMKKRRGALPGDGRADNHRVRRYVAKYTINPAVAQGLDQEIGSVETGKLADLVLWDPAFFGVKPQLVIKGGQIAYAQMGDANASIPTPQPVLPRPMFGALGRAAAAGSVNFVAQAALDDGLPERLALHKEFKAISSTRQVTKADMRENDALPRVEVDADTFTVTIDGEPVEPAPAVELPLAQRYFLF